A genomic window from Gossypium hirsutum isolate 1008001.06 chromosome D10, Gossypium_hirsutum_v2.1, whole genome shotgun sequence includes:
- the LOC107915386 gene encoding uncharacterized mitochondrial protein AtMg00810 yields the protein MQDVFEMTDLGLMTYFLRMEVKQNEHGILISQHAFASKILSKLCMSNSKPASTPVAQGEKLSTNSDHKLVDEKSYRSLVGCLFYLIAMRPDIVFMYCYNVAHFKAAKRVLRYVKGTLRYGVKFVKAKELKLVGYSDSAWAAAAVNQAIWLRKLLSDLNVDQEEATEIKMDNQSAVAIAKNPALPIFDVGKENGSGIKELGCLVELGDELVIYNLQNVRNIEEARAAKLWEKKKLQKNWNIDGNFQGKY from the exons ATGCAAGATGTTTTTGAGATGACTGATTTAGGATTGATGACCTACTTTCTTCGAATGGAAGTAAAACAAAATGAACATGGCATCCTCATAAGCCAACATGCTTTTGCTTCAAAAATTTTAAGCAAGCTTTGCATGTCAAACAGCAAACCTGCTAGCACTCCTGTAGCACAAGGAGAAAAACTCTCCACCAATAGTGACCACAAACTAGTGGATGAGAAGAGCTATAGAAGTCTAGTTGGTTGCCTGTTCTATTTGATAGCAATGAGGCCAGATATTGT GTTCATGTATTGCTACAATGTTGCTCATTTCAAAGCTGCTAAAAGAGTCTTAAGGTATGTCAAAGGGACCTTAAGATATGGAGTGAAGTTTGTGAAGGCTAAGGAGCTGAAACTGGTTGGCTATTCAGATAGTGCCTGGGCAG CTGCTgctgttaatcaagccatttggcttaggaagcTTTTGAGTGACCTGAATGTTGATCAAGAGGAAGCAACAGAGATCAAAATGGATAACCAATCAGCTGTTGCTATTGCCAAGAATCCT GCTTTGCCAATATTTGATGTGGGTAAAGAAAATGGAAGTGGAATCAAGGAACTGGGATGTTTAGTCGAACTTGGAGACGAACTGGTCATATATAATCTTCAGAATGTTAGGAACATAGAAGAAGCTAGGGCAGCAAAACTGTGGGagaagaaaaaattacaaaaaaattggAATATAGATGGGAATTTCCAAGGGAAGTATTAG